A section of the Pseudanabaena mucicola str. Chao 1806 genome encodes:
- the lpxA gene encoding acyl-ACP--UDP-N-acetylglucosamine O-acyltransferase gives MPNTNITIHPRAIVHPHAKIGEGTTIGADAIVDEFVQIGDRCEIRARAIITGHTQIGHDNQIGYGAIIGSEPQDISYQGEVSFVEIGDRNILREYVTVNRGTKEGSKTRIGNDNLLLTGAHVAHNCQVSDRVVLVNNVLLAGYVEVANNAFMGGDSVVHQFTRIGAYAMVRGQTRLSVDVPPYCMAVDTNMLLGLNRLGLRRNGFSPERRRAILNAYKVVYLSNRNRSQALEFLSTTPEFSNNPDIQLFCEFIKSSRRGICKHYERGTSCIEDD, from the coding sequence ATGCCAAATACTAATATTACGATTCATCCCCGCGCCATCGTCCATCCCCATGCCAAAATCGGCGAAGGTACAACTATAGGAGCCGATGCTATTGTTGACGAATTTGTGCAGATCGGTGATCGTTGCGAAATTAGGGCTAGAGCAATCATTACAGGACATACCCAAATTGGTCATGACAACCAAATTGGGTATGGTGCAATTATTGGTTCAGAGCCGCAGGATATTTCCTATCAAGGGGAAGTAAGCTTTGTCGAGATTGGCGATCGCAATATATTGCGTGAATATGTCACCGTCAATCGTGGTACTAAGGAAGGCTCTAAAACCAGAATTGGCAATGATAATTTGCTGCTGACAGGTGCTCATGTTGCTCACAATTGTCAAGTTAGCGATCGCGTGGTTTTAGTAAATAACGTCTTGTTAGCGGGCTATGTGGAGGTGGCAAACAATGCCTTTATGGGAGGTGACTCAGTAGTGCATCAGTTTACGCGCATTGGAGCCTACGCAATGGTGCGAGGTCAAACTCGCCTTAGCGTGGATGTCCCACCCTACTGTATGGCTGTGGATACCAATATGCTATTGGGGCTTAATCGCCTTGGTCTACGTCGGAACGGGTTTAGCCCAGAGCGTCGCCGTGCTATCCTCAATGCCTATAAGGTGGTTTACCTTTCCAATCGCAATCGTAGCCAAGCGCTCGAATTTCTTAGTACCACTCCCGAATTTAGCAATAATCCTGACATTCAACTATTCTGCGAGTTCATTAAATCCAGTCGTCGTGGTATTTGCAAGCATTACGAGCGCGGCACAAGTTGTATTGAAGATGATTAA
- a CDS encoding PP2C family protein-serine/threonine phosphatase: MSLSLPPRNRSIPPQPDLDNASVMVMKDLKDLLRRMSQDQNKIHELLSFLGYALRSFSNLNQFLELIPLIASRVTDSDGGALILFKASGQMSLESLHCPERNQGGMKAQQVRMAIERAIQQVLTGSPTALDEMVSRYLGADVHLFGTSVLVKNSVRGRLYIFSRKPDYVWTDNKRTLMRLVADQTSVGLENHELTTELIKKERQDREMEIGAEIQRQLLPRNCPKIQGIEIAARCSPASRVGGDYYDFIPMQKGDRWSFVVGDVMGKGVPAGLIMTMTRGMLRAEVLNNHSPSKILEHLNEVMYEDLEKSHRFVTMFYSEYEPATQMLSFSNAAHTPALHWRSKTRSVHALDTMGALIGLEAGSKYEERSTHLNAGDVVIYYTDGFTEAASPEGDRFDEENLRKALDWACQNCFPLSEDVTRPQMILDYIFQEVQNFIGEGHTHTDDMTLLVLHIKDKVTVN, translated from the coding sequence ATGTCTCTATCATTGCCACCTAGAAATAGATCCATCCCACCTCAGCCAGATTTAGACAATGCGTCTGTAATGGTGATGAAGGATCTCAAAGATCTGCTCAGACGAATGAGTCAGGATCAAAATAAAATCCATGAGCTACTTAGCTTTTTGGGTTACGCTCTCCGCAGCTTTAGTAATCTCAATCAATTTCTAGAATTAATTCCCCTTATTGCCAGTCGTGTAACTGACTCTGATGGCGGAGCACTTATTTTGTTTAAAGCAAGCGGGCAAATGAGTCTAGAGTCCTTGCATTGTCCAGAGCGCAATCAAGGTGGCATGAAAGCGCAACAGGTACGCATGGCGATCGAGCGAGCAATTCAACAGGTTTTAACAGGTAGTCCTACCGCCCTCGATGAAATGGTTAGTCGCTATTTGGGAGCAGATGTACATTTATTTGGCACATCGGTATTAGTCAAAAACTCGGTACGTGGTCGTCTTTATATATTTAGTCGCAAGCCTGATTATGTCTGGACGGATAACAAACGGACTCTGATGCGCCTTGTTGCCGATCAAACTTCTGTAGGATTAGAAAACCATGAACTCACAACCGAGTTAATTAAAAAAGAGCGTCAAGATAGGGAGATGGAGATTGGCGCAGAAATTCAGCGACAACTCTTACCACGCAATTGTCCTAAAATCCAAGGCATTGAGATCGCCGCACGATGTTCGCCCGCTAGTCGTGTTGGGGGAGACTATTACGACTTTATCCCGATGCAAAAGGGCGATCGCTGGAGTTTTGTAGTCGGTGATGTCATGGGCAAGGGTGTCCCCGCAGGGCTAATCATGACTATGACAAGAGGAATGTTACGTGCCGAAGTATTAAATAATCACTCTCCCAGCAAAATTTTGGAACATCTCAATGAAGTGATGTATGAGGATCTCGAAAAATCCCATCGCTTCGTGACCATGTTTTATTCAGAGTACGAACCCGCAACGCAGATGCTCTCCTTCAGTAATGCCGCCCATACGCCTGCATTACATTGGCGCTCGAAAACTCGGAGTGTCCATGCCCTTGATACGATGGGTGCTCTAATTGGGCTTGAAGCAGGGTCTAAATATGAAGAACGGAGTACTCATCTCAATGCTGGTGATGTAGTTATTTATTACACCGATGGCTTCACCGAAGCCGCAAGCCCTGAAGGCGATCGCTTTGACGAAGAAAATCTCCGCAAGGCGCTAGACTGGGCTTGCCAGAATTGTTTCCCTCTTTCTGAGGATGTCACACGCCCTCAGATGATTCTTGACTACATCTTCCAAGAAGTGCAAAACTTTATCGGAGAAGGGCATACTCACACAGATGATATGACCCTATTAGTTTTGCATATCAAAGACAAGGTTACCGTAAATTAA
- a CDS encoding photosystem I reaction center subunit XI produces the protein MTDFVKPFKNDPQLGNLSTPISDSAVVRAFIGNLPAYRKGLSASRRGLEVGLAHGYFIYGPFAYFGPLRDTELGGLAGLFAAAALVLILSIGLSLHGQSVTTLQSSSAVDAPADLGTPAGWSEFASSFLVGGAGSVAFAYFLNYLEPFQKFIPLIWS, from the coding sequence ATGACAGATTTTGTAAAGCCTTTCAAAAATGATCCCCAACTAGGGAATTTATCAACTCCTATCAGCGATTCAGCAGTTGTGAGAGCTTTTATCGGCAATCTTCCTGCTTATCGCAAAGGCTTGTCAGCTAGCCGTCGTGGTTTAGAAGTTGGCTTAGCTCATGGCTATTTCATCTATGGACCTTTTGCCTATTTTGGCCCGCTTAGAGACACTGAGTTAGGTGGTCTAGCTGGTTTGTTTGCTGCCGCAGCTCTAGTTTTAATCTTGAGCATTGGCTTGTCCTTGCATGGTCAAAGCGTAACCACACTTCAGTCTAGCTCTGCTGTTGATGCTCCTGCTGATTTGGGTACACCTGCTGGTTGGAGTGAATTTGCTAGCAGTTTCTTGGTTGGTGGTGCTGGTAGTGTTGCCTTTGCTTACTTCCTCAACTACCTAGAGCCATTCCAAAAGTTTATTCCTTTAATTTGGTCTTAA
- a CDS encoding photosystem I reaction center subunit VIII has protein sequence MTGYYAHFYISYIFVPLFGVILPIAAMGLLFNYVEN, from the coding sequence ATGACTGGATACTACGCTCACTTCTATATCTCTTACATCTTCGTCCCCCTCTTTGGTGTAATTTTGCCGATCGCTGCGATGGGCTTACTCTTCAACTACGTTGAAAATTAA
- the ftsY gene encoding signal recognition particle-docking protein FtsY, with protein sequence MVFNWFRRKFDDDKDAQNQPLEPAQTEEKAPEVATVESSPATSPASQDLLNWAKAAYANVQQQAEVAENKAPEAIESETAEPEEQAKEPEIAESIPENIALEAKSEEQFADPEITQHEVAKAVEPESPESEILEPEAKVEELEIVETPSESPEPSLEIAPEAESIPEASTPVPSNSTITQEITTESESVPFWMQSESDRLARIAALEATAIIEPEPEVKPEIKVRRKPTIEFDENFIWSAEVLASQGRRPEEISVEEITWLNRLRQGLDKTRLSLVNQLKAIVGQGPLSADSVDDIEALLLQADVGVKATDQIISKLQDKLRQEVLPPEEAIAYLKQILRDMLDVTAQTGASNKGDAIPMLIPEKNQLNIWLITGVNGAGKTTTIGKLSHLSVKSGYKTLIAAADTFRAAAVEQVKSWGKRSNVDVISNPAQNADPAAVVFDAISAAQARGTELLLVDTAGRLQNKKNLMEELSKIRRIVDKKSAEAKIESLLVLDSTLGQNGLKQAEVFAQSAGITGVILTKLDGTAKGGVAIAVVQQLGLPIRFIGAGEGIEDLRPFSSYEFVEALLSN encoded by the coding sequence ATGGTGTTTAACTGGTTTCGGCGAAAGTTTGATGATGACAAAGATGCACAAAATCAACCTTTAGAGCCAGCCCAAACAGAAGAAAAAGCGCCAGAAGTTGCAACCGTAGAATCTAGCCCTGCCACTTCCCCCGCATCCCAAGATTTACTCAATTGGGCAAAGGCTGCCTATGCCAATGTGCAACAACAGGCAGAAGTTGCTGAGAATAAAGCCCCTGAAGCTATTGAATCAGAAACTGCTGAGCCAGAGGAACAGGCTAAGGAACCAGAGATTGCTGAATCTATACCAGAAAATATCGCGCTAGAAGCTAAGTCCGAAGAGCAGTTTGCTGATCCAGAAATTACTCAACATGAAGTCGCTAAAGCAGTTGAACCAGAAAGTCCTGAGTCTGAAATTCTTGAGCCTGAAGCAAAGGTTGAAGAGCTTGAAATTGTCGAAACTCCATCAGAAAGCCCTGAGCCATCTTTAGAAATAGCACCCGAAGCAGAATCAATACCTGAAGCTTCTACTCCTGTCCCATCCAATTCCACTATTACCCAAGAAATCACCACAGAATCTGAATCTGTACCTTTTTGGATGCAGTCTGAAAGCGATCGCCTTGCGCGGATCGCTGCTCTTGAAGCCACGGCAATCATTGAGCCAGAGCCAGAAGTCAAACCCGAAATTAAGGTCAGACGTAAACCCACCATCGAATTTGATGAGAATTTCATTTGGTCAGCCGAAGTACTTGCCTCTCAAGGTCGCCGACCTGAAGAAATCTCTGTCGAAGAAATTACATGGCTCAATCGTCTGCGTCAAGGTTTAGATAAGACTCGTCTATCACTGGTCAATCAACTAAAAGCGATCGTTGGCCAAGGTCCCCTCAGTGCTGATTCCGTTGATGATATTGAGGCGTTGCTTCTGCAAGCAGATGTGGGTGTCAAGGCAACCGATCAAATCATCTCAAAGCTGCAAGACAAACTGCGGCAGGAAGTATTGCCCCCCGAAGAAGCGATCGCCTATCTCAAACAAATTTTGCGCGATATGCTTGATGTCACTGCACAGACTGGTGCATCCAATAAAGGCGATGCAATCCCCATGTTAATCCCTGAAAAAAATCAACTTAATATTTGGTTGATTACGGGCGTAAATGGTGCAGGGAAAACCACAACCATCGGCAAGCTCTCCCATCTCAGTGTCAAGTCTGGTTACAAAACCCTGATCGCTGCCGCCGATACTTTCCGTGCTGCTGCCGTCGAGCAGGTCAAGAGTTGGGGAAAGCGATCGAATGTTGACGTAATTTCCAATCCTGCTCAAAATGCTGATCCTGCTGCCGTCGTCTTTGATGCGATTAGTGCTGCTCAAGCTAGAGGTACGGAATTATTACTTGTCGATACCGCAGGGCGATTACAAAACAAGAAAAACTTGATGGAAGAACTCAGCAAAATTCGTCGCATTGTCGATAAAAAATCTGCTGAGGCAAAAATTGAATCTTTGCTAGTCCTAGACTCTACCCTCGGTCAAAATGGACTTAAACAAGCCGAGGTCTTCGCCCAATCAGCAGGAATCACTGGCGTGATTCTCACAAAACTTGATGGTACTGCTAAGGGTGGTGTGGCGATCGCCGTAGTCCAACAGCTTGGTTTACCAATTCGTTTTATTGGTGCAGGTGAGGGAATTGAAGATTTGCGCCCATTTTCAAGTTACGAATTTGTTGAGGCTTTATTAAGTAATTAA
- the menE gene encoding o-succinylbenzoate--CoA ligase, with protein sequence MQFPNWLSQRAVQKKSAIALILRSPNQSTSIYWTYAQLESEVNLWVDHLQSLGIKSGNRVGVLLTNKPQYIMLVHALVKCEAIAVFLNIRLTADELRWQLEDSRTKYLICDEFTQLIADDLGGEIEDLIVENCPHFLASHDGRVRTEEMPSEIIGGRDSLISLENIQGIFYTSGTTGKPKAVPLTYSNHFYSAIASTLNLGTYASDNWLLCMPLFHVGGLAIAWRSVINGTTITLLPKFDEQEVLEAITCEKVSIISLVPTMLTRLLKHPYWQNLQNLRAILLGGAPASRELIEQCQQLNLPIMPTYGMTETASQVVTLLPHEVALKQGSSGLPLFGNRLRIVDLENPEQEVPIGEVGQILVQGASVMSGYLHQLENYAVQDGWLYTGDLGYRDRDGYLYVVGRRSDLIISGGENIYPAEIESVLLEHPAILEVCVVGISDREWGETVTAIIVTRLELSLDDVRSFCEQRSLARFKLPKSMHIWESLPKTASGKLLRQKIREYLESDFCISACGKNPNTI encoded by the coding sequence ATGCAATTTCCTAATTGGCTATCGCAAAGAGCCGTTCAAAAAAAATCAGCGATCGCTCTTATACTCAGATCTCCTAATCAATCAACATCAATATATTGGACATATGCCCAATTAGAAAGTGAAGTTAATCTTTGGGTAGATCATTTACAATCTTTGGGGATAAAATCAGGCAATCGCGTTGGTGTTTTGCTAACAAATAAGCCTCAGTACATCATGTTAGTTCATGCATTGGTGAAATGTGAAGCGATTGCGGTCTTTTTGAATATTCGCCTGACTGCTGATGAATTACGGTGGCAATTGGAAGATAGTCGAACGAAATATCTAATCTGTGATGAATTTACCCAGTTAATTGCTGATGATTTGGGAGGTGAGATAGAGGATTTAATCGTTGAGAATTGCCCTCACTTCTTAGCCTCTCACGATGGTAGAGTTAGGACTGAAGAAATGCCATCTGAGATCATAGGTGGAAGGGATAGCTTAATTAGTTTAGAGAATATACAGGGAATTTTTTATACTTCAGGAACAACTGGAAAGCCAAAGGCAGTTCCCTTAACCTATAGTAATCATTTTTATAGTGCGATCGCTTCAACTTTAAATTTAGGTACTTATGCAAGTGATAACTGGTTATTATGTATGCCTCTGTTTCATGTGGGAGGACTAGCGATCGCATGGCGGAGTGTGATTAATGGAACTACGATTACACTGTTACCTAAGTTTGATGAGCAGGAAGTATTAGAAGCGATCACCTGTGAAAAAGTGTCGATCATTTCCCTTGTGCCAACTATGCTGACTCGCTTATTAAAACATCCCTATTGGCAAAACCTACAAAATTTACGGGCAATTCTTTTAGGTGGTGCACCAGCTAGTAGGGAATTAATTGAGCAATGTCAGCAATTAAATTTACCGATTATGCCTACCTATGGCATGACTGAAACTGCTTCACAGGTTGTGACATTATTACCCCATGAGGTCGCTCTCAAACAAGGTTCTTCAGGTTTACCTCTATTTGGTAATAGATTGCGGATTGTGGATCTAGAGAATCCTGAACAAGAAGTTCCCATTGGTGAAGTTGGGCAAATCCTTGTGCAAGGGGCAAGTGTGATGAGTGGCTATCTCCATCAGTTAGAGAATTATGCAGTTCAGGATGGTTGGTTGTATACAGGTGATTTAGGCTATCGTGATCGTGATGGTTATCTCTATGTAGTCGGTCGCCGATCAGACTTGATTATCAGTGGTGGTGAAAATATTTATCCTGCGGAAATCGAATCAGTTTTATTAGAGCATCCTGCAATTTTGGAGGTTTGTGTGGTGGGTATTAGCGATCGCGAATGGGGCGAGACCGTGACAGCAATAATAGTAACTAGATTAGAGTTATCACTAGATGATGTGAGAAGCTTTTGTGAACAAAGATCGCTAGCTCGCTTTAAATTGCCAAAATCTATGCATATTTGGGAATCTTTACCCAAAACCGCTTCAGGTAAATTATTACGCCAAAAGATTCGTGAATATTTAGAGAGTGACTTTTGTATTTCTGCCTGCGGTAAGAATCCAAACACTATATAG
- the nth gene encoding endonuclease III, giving the protein MGIITKRSSKKVRANEILIRLKRLYPNATCSLDYETPVQLLVAVILSAQCTDERVNMVTPKLFARFPDAIALANANLDELMELVHSTGFYRNKAKNIRGACEMIVQDFDGQVPNTMEKLLKLPGVARKTANVVLAHAYGINAGVTVDTHVKRLTKKLGLTKFDEPLKVERDLMSLLPQRDWENWSIRIIYHGRAVCNARKPACDRCELADLCPSASAT; this is encoded by the coding sequence ATGGGAATTATTACTAAACGTTCATCTAAAAAAGTTCGAGCTAATGAAATCCTCATTCGTCTCAAGCGGCTATATCCCAATGCAACCTGTTCACTAGATTACGAAACCCCTGTGCAGCTCTTGGTGGCGGTAATTTTGTCGGCACAATGCACCGATGAGCGCGTGAATATGGTCACTCCTAAATTGTTTGCGCGATTCCCCGATGCGATCGCCTTGGCAAATGCCAATCTTGATGAACTCATGGAATTAGTGCATTCCACAGGCTTTTATCGCAACAAAGCCAAGAATATTCGTGGTGCTTGCGAAATGATCGTTCAAGATTTTGATGGTCAAGTCCCTAATACGATGGAAAAGCTTTTAAAACTACCAGGCGTTGCGCGCAAAACTGCCAATGTGGTCTTAGCCCATGCTTATGGAATTAATGCAGGTGTTACCGTTGACACTCATGTTAAGCGCTTAACAAAAAAATTGGGGCTAACTAAATTTGATGAACCTCTCAAGGTAGAGCGAGATCTGATGTCGCTATTGCCCCAAAGGGATTGGGAAAATTGGTCGATTAGAATTATTTACCACGGTCGTGCGGTCTGTAATGCGCGTAAGCCCGCCTGCGATCGCTGTGAATTAGCTGATTTATGTCCATCGGCATCTGCGACCTAA
- the thyD gene encoding thylakoid membrane protein ThyD produces MKIVVTGATGFVGTKLVECLQASDDHIVILARDPKKANSLFPKVSFPNVEVVGYNPFELGDWAMVISGSDAVVNLAGEPLAGVRWTDKRKQEIRNSRVLTTKVLVDAIAQADVKPQVLISGSAIGYYGTSLNKTFDEYSDAGDDFLANICKYWEDTAESVKGLGVRLVKLRIGIVLGMGGVIAKMLPIFQVGGGGKLGSGKQWFSWIHLDDLVALIIYAIKNPGVTGAINATAPNPITNADFTVALAKAIQRPAFVNVPAAALILLFGEAATVLLDGQRVVPHKAQINKFAFQYPDINSALTQIFS; encoded by the coding sequence ATGAAAATTGTAGTTACGGGTGCTACGGGATTTGTCGGCACTAAATTAGTTGAATGTTTACAAGCCTCTGACGATCACATTGTTATTTTGGCTCGTGATCCCAAAAAAGCAAATAGCTTATTTCCCAAAGTATCTTTTCCCAATGTGGAAGTAGTTGGCTACAATCCTTTTGAATTGGGAGATTGGGCAATGGTGATTTCTGGGAGCGATGCTGTGGTTAACCTAGCGGGTGAACCGCTCGCGGGTGTGCGCTGGACGGATAAACGCAAGCAGGAAATTCGCAATAGTCGAGTGTTAACAACTAAGGTTTTAGTAGATGCGATCGCACAAGCCGATGTCAAACCTCAAGTTTTGATCAGTGGTTCAGCGATCGGTTACTACGGAACAAGTCTTAATAAAACCTTTGATGAGTATAGCGATGCAGGGGATGACTTTTTAGCCAATATTTGCAAATACTGGGAAGATACTGCTGAGTCTGTAAAGGGTTTGGGTGTGCGCCTAGTCAAACTCAGAATAGGCATTGTCTTGGGCATGGGTGGGGTGATCGCCAAAATGTTACCAATTTTTCAAGTTGGTGGCGGCGGCAAATTGGGTAGTGGTAAGCAATGGTTTTCGTGGATTCACCTCGATGATCTAGTTGCGCTGATTATCTATGCCATCAAGAATCCAGGGGTTACGGGGGCAATTAATGCGACTGCACCCAATCCTATAACCAATGCCGATTTTACCGTTGCCCTTGCTAAGGCAATTCAACGCCCTGCCTTTGTAAATGTACCTGCGGCAGCACTAATTTTGTTGTTTGGAGAAGCGGCAACGGTACTACTTGATGGTCAGCGCGTTGTACCCCATAAGGCTCAAATTAATAAATTTGCATTTCAATATCCCGATATTAATTCAGCCTTAACACAAATTTTCTCCTAA
- a CDS encoding pentapeptide repeat-containing protein — protein sequence MSYLRLAITTIFAIACLLVSPMNAQSETLSFSHAQLKGRDFSGRVLAGSGFANANMEGANFENADLRGSVFSASILRNANLRGADFSGGLLDQADFAKADLSNAVLVGTILLRSTFDFVNIDGADFTDAIIDGGQRKWLCTKAKGINSKTGISTRESLECD from the coding sequence ATGTCATATCTACGCTTGGCAATTACGACCATTTTCGCGATCGCCTGTTTGCTGGTTTCTCCGATGAATGCCCAATCAGAAACACTCTCCTTTAGCCATGCTCAGTTAAAAGGCAGAGATTTTTCAGGGAGGGTATTAGCAGGTTCAGGCTTTGCTAATGCCAATATGGAGGGAGCAAATTTTGAAAATGCGGATTTACGTGGATCTGTATTTAGTGCCTCGATTTTACGCAATGCCAATTTACGAGGAGCAGATTTTTCAGGAGGATTACTAGATCAAGCGGATTTTGCAAAAGCTGATCTGAGTAATGCGGTGCTAGTAGGAACAATTCTATTACGCAGCACCTTTGATTTTGTAAATATTGATGGAGCAGACTTTACCGATGCAATTATTGATGGTGGACAGCGCAAGTGGTTATGCACTAAAGCAAAGGGTATCAATTCTAAAACTGGAATTAGCACTAGAGAATCTCTAGAATGTGACTAA
- a CDS encoding phasin family protein, producing the protein MNPFGGIVQKAFYLGLGLATVAGEKAGETLNELRTQASKLADELVEKGEMTTEEARKFVDDLVKNSQKPISESIPNPTGKDEPRTISIDDEEEGNAQPNDVDQLKSKVQALQDELRRLQK; encoded by the coding sequence ATGAATCCATTTGGTGGCATCGTCCAAAAAGCATTTTATCTAGGTCTAGGCTTGGCGACGGTCGCAGGTGAAAAAGCAGGCGAGACACTCAATGAACTTCGTACTCAGGCAAGTAAACTAGCTGATGAATTAGTAGAAAAAGGTGAAATGACCACTGAGGAGGCTAGAAAATTTGTAGATGACCTTGTAAAAAATTCTCAAAAGCCAATCAGTGAAAGTATTCCAAATCCTACGGGTAAAGATGAACCCCGCACGATTTCCATTGATGATGAAGAGGAAGGAAATGCTCAGCCCAATGACGTTGATCAACTAAAAAGCAAAGTGCAAGCTCTACAGGATGAACTCAGACGATTGCAAAAATAG
- a CDS encoding DUF554 domain-containing protein encodes MLDFWTKTSGTWINILAIACGTSLGLILHGRFLAQVLPILKQAIGLITMFVSINMANSLLKVKAGALDGVILSLIALVIGGVIGELIQIEKHLENIGDWLKAKFKGKGKFTEGFVAASLLFCIGPMAIIGSLNNGLIGDNNLLALKSALDGFISIVFASTYGIGVGFSALPVGLYQGIMSVLAGSLAQSLPDPANAQPVLIITGVGGLMLLGLGLNLLELAKVRVASFLPALAIAPLVYWLANNIK; translated from the coding sequence ATGCTAGATTTTTGGACAAAGACTAGTGGTACTTGGATTAATATACTTGCGATCGCTTGTGGCACAAGTTTAGGACTGATCCTACATGGGCGATTTCTAGCTCAAGTTTTACCAATTCTCAAACAGGCGATCGGGTTAATCACAATGTTTGTCAGCATCAACATGGCAAATAGCTTACTCAAAGTTAAAGCTGGGGCTTTAGATGGCGTAATCCTGTCACTGATTGCCTTAGTCATTGGGGGCGTGATCGGCGAACTCATCCAGATTGAGAAGCATTTAGAAAATATTGGCGATTGGTTAAAAGCAAAATTTAAGGGTAAGGGAAAATTTACTGAAGGATTTGTAGCGGCGAGTTTATTGTTTTGTATCGGACCAATGGCAATCATTGGCAGTCTTAATAATGGACTTATTGGTGATAACAACTTGCTAGCCTTAAAATCAGCCCTTGATGGGTTTATTTCAATCGTATTTGCCAGCACCTATGGAATAGGTGTTGGTTTTTCCGCTTTGCCTGTGGGATTGTATCAAGGCATCATGTCAGTTCTTGCGGGCAGCTTAGCCCAAAGCTTACCCGATCCTGCCAATGCTCAACCAGTACTGATCATTACAGGCGTTGGCGGCTTGATGCTGTTGGGACTCGGATTAAATTTATTAGAGCTAGCTAAAGTTCGTGTTGCTTCTTTTTTACCTGCTTTAGCGATCGCACCTTTAGTCTATTGGCTAGCCAACAACATTAAGTAG
- a CDS encoding IS1 family transposase, with product MPDCPNCNSKDVVKNGFIHNGNQNHKCKACGRQFVEAPRQKLISEETKALIDKLLLEKIPLAGIARVCDVSETWLQDYVNRKYEVIPQKVNVSAKKKGRLTIQCDEMWSFVGNKGNKQWIWLALDIETREIIGVHIGDRSEQGAKKLWDSLPSVYRQCAVAYTDFRRAYALVFPTPRHKPVGKESGKTNYIERFNCTMRQRVSRLVRKTLSFSKKLENHIGAIWFFIHHYNSSLLV from the coding sequence ATGCCAGATTGTCCAAACTGTAACTCAAAAGATGTTGTCAAAAATGGATTTATTCATAACGGAAATCAAAACCATAAATGCAAAGCCTGTGGTCGCCAGTTTGTGGAAGCACCAAGGCAAAAACTAATCTCTGAAGAAACCAAAGCCTTGATTGACAAACTCTTACTTGAGAAGATTCCTCTTGCAGGTATTGCCAGAGTTTGTGACGTTTCTGAAACTTGGTTGCAGGATTATGTCAATCGTAAATACGAGGTGATTCCTCAAAAAGTGAATGTATCCGCTAAAAAAAAAGGAAGACTAACGATTCAGTGTGATGAGATGTGGTCATTTGTTGGTAATAAAGGCAACAAACAGTGGATTTGGCTTGCTCTTGATATCGAAACCCGCGAAATTATTGGGGTTCATATCGGCGATCGCTCCGAACAAGGAGCCAAAAAACTCTGGGACTCTTTACCCAGTGTCTACCGTCAGTGTGCGGTCGCTTATACAGATTTTCGGAGAGCTTACGCTCTTGTATTTCCTACACCCCGTCACAAACCTGTGGGAAAGGAATCTGGTAAAACCAATTATATTGAGCGGTTTAACTGTACGATGCGGCAACGTGTTTCCCGATTAGTTCGTAAAACTCTCTCCTTCTCTAAAAAACTAGAAAATCACATTGGGGCTATCTGGTTTTTTATTCATCACTACAACTCATCCTTACTTGTTTAG
- a CDS encoding thiol-disulfide oxidoreductase DCC family protein, whose protein sequence is MTSWKIKLLYDGACPLCVREVNFLRRKDGDRGLVKFVDIAADEYDPKNNAGIEFETAMGRIHAILPNGEIIQNVEVFRQTYDILGIGWIYAITKLPLVGWFADNLYGIWADYRLLLTGRADLKTIVTEREQRLKACDERCAIPNSAIANRETP, encoded by the coding sequence ATGACATCATGGAAAATTAAATTGCTCTACGATGGCGCTTGTCCTCTCTGTGTACGCGAAGTCAACTTCCTAAGACGAAAAGATGGCGATCGCGGTTTGGTGAAATTTGTGGATATCGCCGCCGATGAATATGACCCCAAGAACAATGCAGGTATTGAATTTGAGACGGCAATGGGACGCATCCATGCCATCTTACCCAATGGGGAAATTATCCAAAATGTGGAAGTATTTCGCCAAACCTATGACATCCTTGGCATTGGTTGGATTTATGCAATTACCAAGTTGCCATTAGTGGGATGGTTTGCGGATAATCTCTATGGCATTTGGGCAGACTATCGACTCTTGTTGACAGGTCGTGCTGATTTAAAAACGATTGTTACCGAACGGGAGCAACGCCTCAAAGCCTGTGATGAACGTTGTGCAATCCCCAATAGTGCGATCGCGAATAGGGAAACACCATGA